Proteins encoded together in one Fundidesulfovibrio magnetotacticus window:
- the ahcY gene encoding adenosylhomocysteinase: MSVKPLELTLSHKVADMSQADWGRKEMIISENEMPGLMAVRAKYGPRKPLKGLKVAGSLHMTIQTAMLIETLHELGADLRWASCNIYSTQDHAAAAIAQANTSAVYAWKGETLEDYWWCTEMALTWPDGSGPDLIVDDGGDATLFIHYGVKAEKDPSILDQPTDNKEFAIILERIKASVKADPTRFQRMAAKIKGVSEETTTGVHRLYQMLKDGELLFPAINVNDSVTKSKFDNLYGCRESLADGIKRATDVMVAGKVVVVAGYGDVGKGSAQSMRGFGARVIVTEIDPICALQAAMEGYEVTTMDEACKLGDIFVTATGCADVITGAHMEQMREGAIICNIGHFDSEIAMHYLEGDNGCTKDVIKPLVDKWTLKSGRSILVLAEGRLVNLGCATGHPSFVMSNSFTNQALAQVDLATKKYEIGVYTLPKLLDEEVARLHLERLGVKLDRLTETQAKYMNMNPDGPYKPDHYRY, from the coding sequence ATGAGCGTGAAGCCCCTTGAACTGACCCTGTCCCACAAGGTTGCCGACATGTCCCAGGCCGACTGGGGCCGCAAGGAGATGATCATCTCCGAGAACGAGATGCCCGGCCTCATGGCCGTGCGCGCCAAGTACGGCCCGCGGAAGCCCCTGAAGGGCCTGAAGGTGGCGGGCAGCCTGCACATGACCATCCAGACCGCCATGCTCATCGAGACCCTGCACGAGCTGGGCGCGGACCTGCGCTGGGCCAGCTGCAACATCTACTCCACCCAGGACCACGCCGCCGCCGCCATCGCCCAGGCCAACACCTCCGCCGTGTACGCCTGGAAGGGCGAGACCCTGGAAGACTACTGGTGGTGCACCGAGATGGCCCTCACCTGGCCCGACGGCTCCGGCCCCGACCTGATCGTGGACGACGGCGGCGACGCCACCCTGTTCATCCACTACGGCGTCAAGGCCGAGAAGGACCCCTCCATCCTGGACCAGCCCACCGACAACAAGGAGTTCGCCATCATCCTGGAGCGCATCAAGGCCTCCGTGAAGGCAGACCCCACCCGCTTCCAGCGCATGGCCGCCAAGATCAAGGGCGTCTCCGAGGAGACCACCACCGGCGTGCACCGCCTCTACCAGATGCTCAAGGACGGCGAGCTGCTCTTCCCGGCCATCAACGTGAACGATTCGGTCACCAAGTCCAAGTTCGACAACCTCTATGGCTGCCGCGAGTCCCTGGCCGACGGCATCAAGCGCGCCACCGACGTGATGGTGGCCGGCAAGGTGGTCGTGGTGGCGGGCTACGGCGACGTGGGCAAGGGCAGCGCCCAGTCCATGCGCGGCTTCGGCGCGCGCGTGATCGTCACCGAGATCGACCCCATCTGCGCCCTCCAGGCCGCCATGGAAGGCTACGAAGTGACCACCATGGACGAGGCCTGCAAGCTGGGCGACATCTTCGTCACGGCCACGGGCTGCGCCGACGTGATCACCGGCGCGCACATGGAGCAGATGCGCGAGGGCGCCATCATCTGCAACATCGGCCACTTCGACTCTGAAATCGCCATGCACTACCTGGAGGGCGACAACGGCTGCACCAAGGACGTGATCAAGCCCCTGGTGGACAAGTGGACGCTCAAGTCCGGGCGCTCCATCCTGGTGCTGGCCGAAGGCCGCCTGGTGAACCTGGGCTGCGCCACGGGCCACCCCAGCTTCGTGATGTCCAACAGCTTCACCAACCAGGCCCTGGCCCAGGTGGATCTGGCCACCAAGAAGTACGAGATCGGCGTCTACACCCTGCCCAAGCTCCTGGACGAGGAAGTGGCGCGCCTGCACCTGGAGCGCCTGGGCGTGAAGCTCGACCGCCTCACCGAGACCCAGGCCAAGTACATGAACATGAACCCCGACGGCCCCTACAAGCCCGACCACTACCGCTACTAG